A stretch of Haemophilus influenzae DNA encodes these proteins:
- a CDS encoding RNA-directed DNA polymerase, whose product MDSSSILELEHHDAKAFFLKHESYCNIDLPRYFSFTNLLQKISEELSDKSLLNFDRNTHNNANQRPDIANNEMVNHLIYANKDGKLSWRPLQIIHPLVYVDLVHKITKKDNWEKLKKRFKEYQNNPQIECLSIPVKSNSQLKDKAKQILKWWESVEQESICLSLEYEYVFDTDVADCYSSIYTHSIAWAIEGKDIAKKNHRLTLLGNSIDKKIQNCQYGQTNGIPQGSILMDFIAEMILGYIDILLSEELKNKGISEYKILRYRDDYKIFVKNHSDGENILKYLSEIMMSFGLKLNSSKTKGSQDIVTQSIKKDKLAWLKIANNTKNLQKKSLIIRQHSIEYPNSGSLNSALNEFDQAIEKENKQKIYLSLEELINSLNTSNNSIEKLSSNTKQVISIIADIAYCNPKVIPVCCSIISKLFTKLEDSEPIKRLVYNKLIRMPNSGFAQIWMQRMLKSDLNNFNFSEKMCNLYKGEISLWNNDWIICSNMLSILKDTPVFQQDEFSQLSNTMSNDEVYIFDY is encoded by the coding sequence ATGGATTCATCAAGCATTTTAGAATTAGAGCATCATGATGCCAAAGCGTTTTTCTTAAAACATGAAAGTTATTGTAATATTGATTTACCTAGATATTTTTCATTTACAAACTTATTACAAAAAATCTCAGAAGAATTATCAGATAAGAGCCTATTAAACTTTGATCGTAACACGCATAACAATGCTAACCAAAGACCTGATATTGCAAATAATGAGATGGTAAATCATCTCATATATGCCAATAAAGATGGAAAACTCTCTTGGAGACCACTACAAATTATCCATCCATTAGTTTACGTAGATTTAGTTCATAAAATCACAAAAAAAGATAACTGGGAGAAGTTAAAAAAGCGCTTCAAAGAATACCAAAACAATCCCCAAATTGAATGTCTTAGTATCCCTGTGAAGTCCAATAGTCAATTAAAGGATAAAGCTAAACAAATCCTGAAATGGTGGGAGTCAGTGGAACAAGAGTCTATTTGCCTTTCACTTGAATATGAATATGTTTTTGATACTGATGTGGCTGATTGTTACAGCTCTATATATACTCATTCCATAGCATGGGCTATAGAAGGTAAAGACATAGCAAAAAAGAATCATAGATTAACGCTATTAGGAAACTCTATAGATAAAAAAATTCAGAACTGCCAATATGGGCAAACTAATGGAATCCCACAGGGCTCTATCTTGATGGATTTTATTGCTGAAATGATATTAGGCTATATCGATATACTATTAAGTGAAGAGTTAAAAAATAAAGGGATTTCAGAATATAAAATATTACGCTATAGAGATGATTATAAAATTTTTGTTAAAAATCATAGCGATGGAGAAAATATATTAAAGTATCTATCAGAAATAATGATGTCTTTTGGATTAAAATTAAACTCTAGTAAAACTAAAGGTAGTCAAGATATAGTTACTCAATCAATAAAAAAAGATAAACTAGCTTGGTTAAAAATTGCTAATAATACAAAAAACTTACAAAAGAAAAGCTTAATTATTAGACAGCATAGTATTGAATACCCTAATTCAGGAAGTCTTAATTCAGCACTAAATGAATTTGATCAAGCTATAGAAAAAGAAAATAAGCAGAAAATTTATTTAAGTTTAGAAGAACTTATTAATTCATTAAACACTTCTAATAATAGTATAGAAAAACTATCATCAAATACAAAACAAGTAATAAGTATTATTGCTGATATTGCATATTGTAATCCTAAAGTAATACCTGTTTGTTGTTCTATTATTAGTAAATTATTTACTAAGTTGGAAGACTCAGAGCCTATAAAGAGGCTCGTTTATAATAAACTAATAAGAATGCCAAATTCTGGCTTTGCCCAAATATGGATGCAAAGAATGCTAAAATCTGATCTAAATAATTTTAATTTCTCAGAAAAAATGTGTAATCTGTATAAGGGAGAAATTTCTTTATGGAATAATGATTGGATAATTTGTTCAAATATGTTAAGTATCTTAAAAGACACTCCCGTATTTCAACAGGATGAATTTTCTCAATTAAGTAATACTATGTCTAATGACGAAGTCTATATTTTTGATTATTAA